The genomic stretch GTCCACCCTGTCGTTGCGATGTCGTAATTGATGGAGGCGGTACGTGTCTCGTCCACTCCATCGATGTTGGCCGTGAACTGGGAGCGTGATTTATAGTTCGTCTTGCGGATGTAGGACAGGGTGGAGACCAGATTCACCCAACCGTTGCGGTAATAGACCCCGAACCGTCCCAACTGTACATCCACGGGAGCGAGGTTGGCGTAGTCCTGTCCGGCAAAGTCCTCCAGACGGGGATGCTGCCTGTTGAAAAGATAATCCGCCGTCAGGCCGAAACTTCCGGACAGGGCATAATGGAGGCCGGCTGTGGCAATGGGGTTGAACCAGTTGTAGTTGAAAGCCGTCAGCTTCACTCCTTCCTTGGCCAGGTTGAATCCTTCCGAACGGTCGTTGTAACGGTCGTCCGTTGTCGGGTTCATGGGAGAATGTCCGTCTATGTGGTAATATTCCAGTCGGATGCCGTATGAGAGTGACAGGTCCTTCCGTATCTGCCAGTCGTCGGAGGCATACAGGGAGAGTTTGTTCTCGCGCCCGTCGTAGTATTCCGCTCCGGTGTTGAAGCCCCAGAATGAAAGGCCGTTGTATGACAGGTGCTGCGGATTTGCCTCGACCGTATGCGCCCAGTTGCTGGTCATGGTCTTCATCTCCACCCGGTTGTGCCATTGGTTGAGGCCGATGCGCAGGTCGTGTCCGGCCAGGCTGCGGTTATACTCCAGCGTTCCCAGTATGTCGCTCACCGCTCCCCGGTAATAAAGGCTGTAGCGGCTTTGCACGTTTCCTTCGTATGGACTCCCGTCCGGGGTGGCATATCCGGTCTCATTATCGACGTAGGATAATCCGGCCAGTCCGTTGCTCGTCCAGTTGGACCTGGCACGCTTGTAGCGCAGACTGTATTTCAGCAGTCCTCCATCATCGGACTGGTATTTGCCCGCCAGCCCTATCTCATTGCCATGGGAGTGGTTCATATCATGGAGGTTTCCCGTCCGGATTTCTCCCGTCACGACATCCTGATAAGTAATCAGTCCGTCGGACGGCATATAGGAGTCTTTCCCTAGGTCAAACCCTTCCATGAGCCTGACACTGCCGTCGCCCACGTAGATGAAAGGGCCTTTGGAATCCCGGATATAGATGTTGTCGGCATGTTTCAGCAGCAGCGATACTTCTCCTCTGCCTTCGTTCCACCGGTGCGTCAGCGCGGCCTTATAGATTTGGGTACGGTCCTGGTATCTGGCGAATTCCAGACGGTTGCTGCCCGGGTCGAAATTCTGGAAAGAACCGATGCTGTAGTACCAGCCTTCCGCTATTTTCCCCGCTATGCCCACATCAAACTTCTGGGAGCCGAAGTGGTTCAGCGTGTAGTCCAGGTGCGCTTCCGTCCTGTCTGCCCCCAAACGGGTCTCGCTGTTCAGTGTATAGCCGACATTCCCGCTGAGCAGAGCCGATTCACTCAAGGACATCAGTGCGCTTTTCTTATAGGAAACCCCGCCCCGCCAGTTCATGTACGACATGTAAGGCCAGAAATAATAGGAGACCGGCAGTCCGTCTTCCATTATCTCCGTTCCTCCGGTAGTTCCGGGAAGACCGATATTGACTTCCCTCGGCTTGGTCGCATCCGAAGCGTTCAGCATGACATTCCTGTTCCCGACTTCTTTGGAAGCGGTATTCCGGAGGTTGAGCGTATCTTGTACGGAAACCGGTTGCCCCTTCACCCCGAGGGGGCGGAAGCAGCCGAACAGCACCAACGGCCCGATGAGACCTATCTTACAGACGTTCTTCATGAGGTGTCCTGTTATACATTATCATTATCTACGTATCGGATGACCTTTGCCGGATTTCCGGCAGCCACCGCATTGTCCGGTATATCGCGCGTAACGACCGAACCCGCGCCGATGACTGCGTTACGCCCGATAGTCACGCCCATCAGCACGACCGAGTTCCCACCTATCCAGACGTTGTCGCCTATGGTTATCGGCTTGGCGATGCCCAGCCGCCGTTCCCTGCCTGCCGCTTCCATCGGATGCGCCACGGCATACAGACCCACATTCGGACCGAGCCACACGTTGTTGCCGATGCGGACGGGCGCCATGTCGAGGATGGTCACGTTGTAGTTGGTCAGGAAACCGTCGCCCACCTGGATGTTCACGCCCAGGTCGCACAGGAAACCGGGCTTGACACTGAGGTTCTGTCCGGCAGAACTGAAGAGTCGGCGCAGCAGCTTGTCCCTTTCCTCTCCGGCTGTCACCGGCAGGGAATTGAACTGCTGGCAAAGAACGATGGCACGGGTCTGTATCTCCGCGATTTCCGCATCGTCCATGCGGTAATATTCCCCACTACGGAGTTTCTCTATCTCTTTCATCATTCTTGTGTTTTTGATTGCACGGCTTCATTCCATGTCACAGTCTCCGGTTGCGGAAGCTCCACCTGCTCACGTTGCAGGAGTTCCACCGCTTTCCGGGCGATGCAGAGGCAGCATCCCGTACACCGGGTGAACTGGAACTGCCCCACGATGTCGCCGCATTTCACCGTTCCGTAAGTATCCTTGAAGTGCTTGAACAACTCACCGGCCAGGGCGATGCCCTTGTCGTTGTCGTCCGGCGTGTACATGCCGAGTGCCATGACACCAGCCGTGAGTGCGCCGCAGGTACCGTCCTCATACGTTTTCCCGATGCCTCCCCGGAATCCGGCGGAGAGGGCTTTCAGTTGTTTGTCCGTCAGTTCGCTGCCCAGTGCACGGCACAGGCCGAGGAACGTGGCCTGCGAGCAGGAGTAGCCTTCCTCGCGCAGCTTCGTGATGATTTCATTTGCCTTTCTTGTCAGTTCGCTTTCCATATTCGTTACGGTTGTTTTCTCCGCTGTCCCGTCCTTGGTTTCGGAACCATGGGCAGTCATCGGATAAAGAGCCGCCGCAAGCAGTCCGGCGGCAGGGATTATTAACTTCTTTTTCATTCTCTTTTTGTATTATATTGCAAATTTACAGGCATTTGAGCTTGCAATGGTTTTTCCAAACGTCTTTTCCGGCTTTTCTAAAACGTCATTTTCTCTGCTGTTGTCCTACCCATCCGTTATAGGCACTGAACAACGGAACCCCGTCGATGTAGGAAAGTTGCAGCACGTCCGCGTTTGCCTCTTTCAGGAACTCGTAAGCGCGTGGAGACTGCACACCTGCCCCGCAGTTGAGTATGACCGGACGGTCGGCGGGGATTTCCTTGTAACGTGCCGGCAGCTTGGAGCGCGGTATATGCACGTTACCGACAAACTGGGTGTAACCCTCGTACCATTCCGGTTCGCGGACATCGATGATATACAGGTTAGGAGTGCTTTTCATATACTCCAATGCTTCCGATGGGGTAAGTCCGCCCAGAAACTTCTCGCCCGCTACGACGCTGTTGTCTCTATCTTGTTCCTGTTTCCATTCATTGTATTCGCCGAACAACGGAGTCCCGTCGATATAGGAGATTTCCGGAATGTCCGGACGCAGTTTTTTGAGCGTGCGGTAAGCACCGGGAACGACCATTCCCAAACGGCAATGCAGTATGACAGGACGCCCTGCCGGAATATCGAGATAGAGTTTTTCCGCTTCATCCGGGGAGATATTCTCGATGGGGATGTTGATGGCACCCTCGAAATGTTCTTTCGCGTACCACGAACGGGTAGCCACGTCAACGATTACCAGGTTTTCCGTCTTTTTCATGTACTCCAGTGCCTTTTCCGGACTCATGGCACCCAGATCGTTTACGGAAACGTTGTTGTCATTATCCGGCATTTCCGAAGCGTTTTCTTCGGAACAACCGGCCGTCACCCCGCCGATAGACAGGGAACACAGCAGATACACGGCAGAAACGATCCGCCTTGCATTTTGTAAAAAATTCCTTTCTTCTTTCATGTTGATACTATTTGATGTTGAACTATTATTATTTTGTAAGCGATTTCAGAGTCGGGACTTTTTCTCGGTATAAAAGTTCGACGACCTTTTTTCCGACGCAAAGGCAGCAGTCCGTGCATTCGACAAAACCGTTTCTATAAACAATGTTGCCGCAAATGACCGTTCCGTACCGTTTCTTGAAATGGTTGAACAGCTCTTTCGACAATGCGACAGCCTTCGCGTTGTCCTTCGGCAGAAACATCCCCAAAGCCATGATACCCGCAGCGAATGCCCCGCATGAACCCTCGTTATAGGAACATCCCATACCGCCACGAAAACCGGCGGACAATGCCATCAGTTCTTCGTCCGTCTGATTACAGCCGACGGTCCGGCATATTCCGATGAAAGTAGCCTGCGAACAAGAAAACCGTTCCTGACGCAAACCGTTGATTTTTACTTGTACCTTTGAGATACAGCCGATTATATCTTTGGAGACATCCATACACTCGCAATATTCTTGTTTGTTATAACAATCGGTCTTTTACATCTATGGGACGGAGGACACGGCAAGGGTTACCGGCTGCAATCACTCCATTTGGAATGTCCTTTGTGACGACACTTCCGGCACCGATGACAGAATCGTTACCAATGTTGATGCCCGGCATTATCACTACATTTCCACCCAGCCATACCCGGCTGCCTATATGAATAGGCTTATCTACGCATAACCCTTTCTCACGCTCGTCCGCATCAATTGCATGATTAACCGTATAGAGGCTGCAATTGGGGCCTACCAGGGTATGGTGTCCGACATGGATAGTCGTGTTGTCCATAAACGTACAATTGAAATTGACGATTACACTATCTTCAAGTATGATATTCGATCCATACTGGCAACGGAAGGCGGGGATAATCAGCACGTCTTTCCCTTGTTTTCCAAGAAGCTGTGCAAGAATACTCTGACGGATTTCCTGTTGCCCTTCGCTGGTCTGATTATACTGCATCGTCAAATCTCCCGCTCGCCGGAACCTTTCC from Phocaeicola dorei encodes the following:
- a CDS encoding rhodanese-like domain-containing protein, with amino-acid sequence MKEERNFLQNARRIVSAVYLLCSLSIGGVTAGCSEENASEMPDNDNNVSVNDLGAMSPEKALEYMKKTENLVIVDVATRSWYAKEHFEGAINIPIENISPDEAEKLYLDIPAGRPVILHCRLGMVVPGAYRTLKKLRPDIPEISYIDGTPLFGEYNEWKQEQDRDNSVVAGEKFLGGLTPSEALEYMKSTPNLYIIDVREPEWYEGYTQFVGNVHIPRSKLPARYKEIPADRPVILNCGAGVQSPRAYEFLKEANADVLQLSYIDGVPLFSAYNGWVGQQQRK
- a CDS encoding C-GCAxxG-C-C family protein, coding for MDVSKDIIGCISKVQVKINGLRQERFSCSQATFIGICRTVGCNQTDEELMALSAGFRGGMGCSYNEGSCGAFAAGIMALGMFLPKDNAKAVALSKELFNHFKKRYGTVICGNIVYRNGFVECTDCCLCVGKKVVELLYREKVPTLKSLTK
- a CDS encoding C-GCAxxG-C-C family protein — protein: MKKKLIIPAAGLLAAALYPMTAHGSETKDGTAEKTTVTNMESELTRKANEIITKLREEGYSCSQATFLGLCRALGSELTDKQLKALSAGFRGGIGKTYEDGTCGALTAGVMALGMYTPDDNDKGIALAGELFKHFKDTYGTVKCGDIVGQFQFTRCTGCCLCIARKAVELLQREQVELPQPETVTWNEAVQSKTQE
- a CDS encoding sugar O-acetyltransferase; translation: MMKEIEKLRSGEYYRMDDAEIAEIQTRAIVLCQQFNSLPVTAGEERDKLLRRLFSSAGQNLSVKPGFLCDLGVNIQVGDGFLTNYNVTILDMAPVRIGNNVWLGPNVGLYAVAHPMEAAGRERRLGIAKPITIGDNVWIGGNSVVLMGVTIGRNAVIGAGSVVTRDIPDNAVAAGNPAKVIRYVDNDNV
- a CDS encoding sugar O-acetyltransferase, producing the protein MSHDCFISAPYIFNEKMMERFRRAGDLTMQYNQTSEGQQEIRQSILAQLLGKQGKDVLIIPAFRCQYGSNIILEDSVIVNFNCTFMDNTTIHVGHHTLVGPNCSLYTVNHAIDADEREKGLCVDKPIHIGSRVWLGGNVVIMPGINIGNDSVIGAGSVVTKDIPNGVIAAGNPCRVLRPIDVKDRLL
- a CDS encoding TonB-dependent receptor yields the protein MKNVCKIGLIGPLVLFGCFRPLGVKGQPVSVQDTLNLRNTASKEVGNRNVMLNASDATKPREVNIGLPGTTGGTEIMEDGLPVSYYFWPYMSYMNWRGGVSYKKSALMSLSESALLSGNVGYTLNSETRLGADRTEAHLDYTLNHFGSQKFDVGIAGKIAEGWYYSIGSFQNFDPGSNRLEFARYQDRTQIYKAALTHRWNEGRGEVSLLLKHADNIYIRDSKGPFIYVGDGSVRLMEGFDLGKDSYMPSDGLITYQDVVTGEIRTGNLHDMNHSHGNEIGLAGKYQSDDGGLLKYSLRYKRARSNWTSNGLAGLSYVDNETGYATPDGSPYEGNVQSRYSLYYRGAVSDILGTLEYNRSLAGHDLRIGLNQWHNRVEMKTMTSNWAHTVEANPQHLSYNGLSFWGFNTGAEYYDGRENKLSLYASDDWQIRKDLSLSYGIRLEYYHIDGHSPMNPTTDDRYNDRSEGFNLAKEGVKLTAFNYNWFNPIATAGLHYALSGSFGLTADYLFNRQHPRLEDFAGQDYANLAPVDVQLGRFGVYYRNGWVNLVSTLSYIRKTNYKSRSQFTANIDGVDETRTASINYDIATTGWTTDVVLTPFKGFQLHYLLTWQKPRYRNFDTTLTFSDGTPHDFSFSGRKVTGVSELLMEIDPSYSIDRWRFWLSFRYFSKQYINKPNTLYFNPRWETFGGIDYRLNSHISLSANVVNFLNQKGASGSIAAADLVTEPSMYRDYLMSGSFIRPFTTELSVKMNF